Genomic segment of Malania oleifera isolate guangnan ecotype guangnan chromosome 7, ASM2987363v1, whole genome shotgun sequence:
actacagtattgagatgactgtacccatatttgtatttaaactgtattcttgaactgaaaacaatatgatttactatataccaaataagtgtggaatgaattgttgtatgtaaaaatgttccaggttttgtaaaatcaACTAGTGGCAGCTAATTATCATACGCTGACGTGTATAGGGACATAAGtttcaaaattgttctaggttttgtaaatcagctagtggtggctaattaccgtacgctgaatcagctagtggcggctaaatACTGTCTTATGCTGACGCCATGTCTCaactaattaccgtgggcgagagtgtccgactctatatccgagggtgtgaaatatcgcctgttctttccggctggtcaccgatgggtgtgtgCTACATCGTAGTGGCAATGGTATCGCTGTGGGGCTTCGGTTATCATAGGTTATCGGGTGCTCGTATTGAAAACGTTATCAATGTGAGGCTTCGGTCATCGTAGGGTAATTGGGtgcttagtgtgacgacactaaccgtatgtttgggtattaTATGTATTGGAacaaatttgtgaaaaatactggaactgtattgaaatgtattgaactgtattgtattgtgttatgttttacgctgaaataacactcatatgccatatactgatataacctgttttctttcttactgagaggtgtctcacctcaaatatacaaatgtttttcaggtcctttaggtagtcgaaactagcatcctagcgtttagAAGCGGGGGTGTTGTTTAACTACGTTTAGTACTTATGTAGGTACGActtttgtaaccgagttgtcaGTGTTCGGTTTTGTGGACACCCAaagcatgtattgtattttgggatgtatatttccagttatgtatagactctggtatggtatgatgtatgtatagaaagaacatttccgctgcatatttgatgagtatggatatgtatgtgaatgtgtatagggtgtacgtgaaccccacggggtcgaaccctcatttagtatcgtatcatgtatgtttaattgatacagagacaagttaggttactatattcacacctgggacccacatACGGGGTTGGGGTGTGATAGCTGGGCACATAAAAACAGTGGCAAAATGTTGTTGGGTGCGGCGAAATGGGACACGGATGCTTCATTGGAGGGTTGGGCATATGAAAACAGCAGTAGGATGCTGTTGTTGTTGGGTGCAGCGGAAGGGAACACAAATGCTTTGTTGGAGGGCTTGAATGGCCTACCGACGAGCAATCCTGACATTGGCTTTCCAAAGCCAAACAAGGTGGTGGTGCTATGGAAGGGAACACGGTGCTTCGTCAGAGGGCTCGAATGGGCTACCAACGAGCAATCTTGACGTCGGGTTTCAATCCTTATAGAGAATCAAAGAGCTATAATCAATCGGGAAATTGGGAAGTCGAGGGATCTTGGGAAACTGGAAAGTCAAGGCACTACGGAGGATTCGAATTTGTGACCTTTAGTAGATGAAAGAAGCCATTGAAGCAATGGACGACCAAAATCTTGATGACTGTAGAATCACCATCAATCAATGAGGCTTTGTTGGGTGCGGTAGTAGAGTAGGCACTGGTAGGGTTAGGGAAAAGCTAGGTACATAATTGaaattagctctgataccatgttaaaatcaAGGAAAAAATTTTGTGTTTATTTCACAATAAATATTACACGGAATAGTAGGTAGTTATATAAAAGAAGATTTATACTTTTGGTCTATAAGGCTAGATTTAGGGTTGTCCCTTGTATTAAGGGATTTACAATCAAGGCCTTGATAGAGGGGATTTACAATCAATGCTTTTCCTAGAATCTCTCTAATTAACGACAACTCACGCCAACACGCATGGGGGTGACTTTGTTAGATCTAAGCCAGAGTAAGGCAATGGTGGTCCCTCGTGGCTTGGGGGTCTTGCCACCATGTGAAACTTGGCAAGGGCTCTTCATGTGGTCAGCTTACCGtaaccacattttttttttactaaagcATTGCCGAGTCCTCCAGCATCCCTTTCTTTTTTGGTTGTTGACAAGGAACACTTGAAGAGCCTTGGCCTAACCTCTGGGAAGAAACTTGTGTCAGCATTTCCTATTCCTCATCActtctattttcttcttttctgCTGCTTCATAGACCAGAAACTTCTTGCGCAGAACTGTTGCCTCAATGGCTAACAGAGACAGGTCAATCAATTGCCAGGACTTGAAAATTACTGCACCAAGACAGCATACTATTCTTAGCTGAAGTTGGCAACTTGATGGTTTCGGAGACCAGAACTACCTCCAGGTCCTCCACGCCGGAAGCATTGTTCGCGGATTACATGTATCCAGCCAGTAGTAAATTTGatataaacaaataaaacaaacagCCACCATTTACTGTTTGATCGATGGCATTTGGAATAGCCAATTGGAGAAGATGGTTTCTATCTTGCTGGTCAACTTAAAGAGTTTGAATGGAATATTACAACATGAGAATGAACTAATTTTTGAGCTAAATTTAATAACAAataatcttcttctttttttttttccagtcaTCTGGTCAAGAAAGATCTGTTTTCCTCTTTGCATATTTAAAGACATTTAGCTTGCATGATTCTGCCTATGTTCAGAAGGCAATCTCACATCCATGTTAAAGCTTCAGTTAAGACTCATTTCTGGAGCTATAAGCCCATTCAAAACCCCCACAAAGAAAGCATTTGGCCTGCTCTTTTTCTTGTTAGCTGCTCCGGCAGTGGCTTGGGCACTCGCAGGGCCACGGGGAATGCTGAGTTTAAGCCTTGGAAGCTCTTTGTCCGTCGAGAAGGAAAGTGACTTCTTGGTTTCATCAAACGGGTCATTCTCCAGTGGATTTTACAAGGTGGGAAAAAATGCATTTTGCTATTCAATCTGGTTCACTAATTCTGCTAACAAAACAGTTGCGTGGATGGCCAACAGAGACAAGCCAGTTAACGGGAAGCGCTCTAAACTTACCCTTCATAGAAATGGCAATCTGGTGTTGACTGATGCAGATTCTTTGATCGTGTGGTCGACCAACACAGTCTCAGTTGAGTATGTGGAAGCTAGGCTTCTTGAAACGGGAAATCTGGTACTGATCAACCAAGCAGAGGAGGTGATTTGGGAAAGCTTTGATTATCCCACAGAAACGCTCCTTCCAACACAGCCCTTTAACAAGAACACAACCTTGGTCTCGATGAGGGGTAAAAGTACGTACTTATCTGGattctttaacttcaaattcgaCGATAATAATGTCTTAAATCTCATCTATGATGGGCCTCTGGTTTCAAGTGTCTATTGGCCAAATTCTGCTTTCACTGTGTTTGTCAATGGCAGAACACCTTACAATAGCTCTAGGGTAGCAACTCTAAATAAACAAGGGAGGTTCAGTTCAAGTGATAACTTGAGATTCGATGCATCTAATTATGGGCTTGGTCCTAAACGGCGGTTAACTTTGGATtatgatgggatattgagattgtATAGCCTAGATGAATCGACCGGGCTCTGGGAGATCACATGGTTTCCTTCTGGTCTAGATGTTTGTGGGGTCCATGGGTTGTGTGGAGCGTATGGTATTTGCAGCTACAATCCCTTAGCTTCTTGCAGTTGCCCGTATGGTTTCTTTAGGGCTGATTCTTCAGACTGGTCCAAAGGCTGCACGCCTTGGTTCAATCAAACTTGTAATCAAGTTGATCTGGACTTTATGGAGCTTCATTATACAGATTACTTTGGATATGACATGGAAACATATGGCGCAGGAGTAACATTTGAAGCATGCAGGAATGCCTGCCTTAGTGACTGTAAATGCAAGGGCTTTGGATATACACTGAATGGGCAAGGACAATGCTATCCAAAAATGGAACTCTTAAATGGATCTCAAAAGCCAAGTATCCAAATTACTATGCATTTAAAAGTTCCAAAAGGAATCATCTCTCAGGCAGAACTTTCGAAGGTGAAAACATATACTGAGTTGAACTGTTCAACTGCAGATTTGGTGCTTACAAGCGATAATACTTCTGTGGAAAAAACCAACACTAACTCGTACATGAAATACCTCATTGGGTTTGTGGGTTCCATTGCAGTTATTGAAATGATCTGCATTGGTTTAGGTTGGTGGTattttttcagaaatcaggtTCAAGAGGAATTGGGGAACATGGGTTACATTGTTCTGGCTATGGGCTTCAAGCGCTTCACCTTTGCAGAGCTAAAAAAGGCGACTAGGAACTTCAAGCAAGAAATAGGAAAGGGGGGTTTTGGGAGTGTCTACAGAGGGGTCTTGGAAAATGACAGGGTTGTTGCTGTGAAAAGGCTGGAAGGCATTTTGCAAGGAGAGAGAGAATTCTGGGCAGAGGTGAGCATCATAGGAAAAATCAATCACAGGAACTTGGTGAAGATGTTGGGTTTCTGTGCTGAGGGTGTACACAAGATGTTGGTTTATGAGTACTTGGAAAATGGGTCTCTGGATAAAATCTTGTTTTCAGATTCAGCCAGTAGTTTAGGATGGGAGCATAGGTATAACGTTGCCCTTGGGGCTGCAAAGGGCTTGTGTTATCTTCATGAAGAGTGCTTGGAGTGGGTTCTACACTGTGACGTAAAACCTCAAAACATATTACTAGATGACCGTCTTGAGCCAAAGGTTGCAGACTTTGGTATGTCAAAGCTTTTTAAGGACATCCAAGAGAAGGGCTTCTCCAAGGTTCGCGGCACTAGAGGGTATTTGGCTCCAGAGTGGATGAAGAACATACAAATCAATGCAAAGGCAGATGTTTACAGTTACGGAATTGTGCTATTGGAATTACTGACAGGACGGAGCTCATGGGGCTTCCAATTGGAAAGGCCCCATGAGCATGAGCTTAACCCCTTGGTTCAATGGGTTATGCAGAAGATGAGAGAGGAAGGGCTTGAGGAAGTAATAGATCCTAGAGTGAGCCAGGACTACACCAACTATAGTGAGATGCTTGGAGAGATGATCAGTGTTGCTCTGCTTTGCATAGGTGATGATCGAGATGCCAGGCCCTCTATGAGTAAAATTGTGGAGCTTCTGATTGGAATTGATGTGCCAAGGAAAGATGAAGTGATTACAAATTAGTAATAAGAAACCAGCCAGTGGCTGTCTTCAGTTCTACATTCATTTGAGGATAAAAGAAAACTCGTGTAATTAGTAAAATGAAGATAGAATATTTTTCTTGTTTCCTTTTTGTCTAAGCCAGCTATAAGTTGTAAATTTTCAAAGACCACTGAGGactctttcatttttttcatcAAAATTGAGGGGTTACCTTTTGGTGTTGCATATGTTATATATAGCCAGACATTTTCCATTTTTTCATTAGTAGTGTTACCTAATCTTGTGCTGCTTCGTTTCTGTTTGGTCTTATATTTCCATTTCCAAATCTGGATTCCTCATTCAAGCTTTGTTTTCTGTTctgttattatttttgtttttgtttttgtttttgtttttggcaGAGAGCTACACTTTGTTCTGAATTACAATAGAACGATCAACAAGGGAATTAGTAGACTTggtaaaatggataaaaatttatTAATCCAAACCAAATCATACTCCCTTAAATCGACTCATAGCCAATTCACACATCAAATGAGTCCAATATGGTTTAATTTTTTTCATCTGCCTCTAAATTAGTCGGATGGCAGATTTAGGATTTTATCCAATGGATATCGCCTATCCGCTAACAATTAATGTCCATAATCTCATATGTTTATGCTTATTAGGCATCAATTCAATTAACATAAGTTACATTGGTCAATGTCTAGTTCCATACTTCCTACTCTTGCATTACTATATGTGTCTATAATTCTGCCCCATGCTCACATTGAAACTCAACTCAAATACCCAATTTTTTCATGATCAAAACAAAAGTCCCTAAGGTCATAatctgaaaattttaaaaagtataattttgtaattagttattaaatgtttaataattactaaattataattttaaaaataactttagttattatgttacaaaataaattgttaaaatagatcgttaaaaaaattatgttaagAATGGAAATGACAAATTATAAGTCATCCGCCACAGATTATTTGATCCAAATCACCATAAATATGCAATTTAATTGAGTTGGATATGGACTATAATATCCTCACCCGATATTCTGTCTAATTAGCCATGGATTATCCAAGCTGATTCGCTTTGCCAAATTTATTTGGGAGCAtaacaatataattttgtattatattttattggaATTTACAAACTTTCAAATTTAAGGGGCTTATttatgtggaaaatattttttatttttatttttttcaagaactatgagaaagtaagttaatatttcatttttacaacattcatatgtaaaaaaaatggaaaataataaaaactttTGACACTACATTCTTGTGaggatagttttattttttatttctaaataattacaaaattgtcaccttattttcaaattatctaaaatttggataaaaaaatagaaatattttttttttctagatttttacTTAATTCTTTGTCATCATTTGGTTCTCCTTATTTTCCTCAGGTTTTTGTTTTGCAGGTACTTGACATCAGTTTACaagttatttatttttgtttgtgtttgttttgttttgattcatATGGTcttgtttagtttgttttagATGGGTATTGGTACGGGTTTCGTTAGGCTCATTTTGGTTTTGTGGCCTGGGATGGTTTTGCTTGTTTATCTGTaaatgtcacgacctgctcattttcacatatatttatttttattttttttcgatAAAAATCAACGTCATGCACTctaactcagcaggtcaccatccacctggacccgtgggtgtTAAGGATATAACAGAACTTACAGTAGAAACCTACGCagtagaaaatataaaatcatatacatctcatcataatgtgcataacatatatcagagtactacaaacactatctctcactatatacatcccaaaaataaatctagggacaattcccacaaaaatctgACTGTCCCtatcaaaaacttacccttcgcaaaGGGTAGATgaacaacactaattctgcggggcttttcccgctctcctatccggggctcctgaaaagttaataagatttaggggtgagacacctctcagtaagagaaataaactaatactagtgtgtggcaatatgagtaatTTATGTTccacatatatcatatataacgcATTTAGTattgtttcatcaaatctgggaaaacatatatatatatatataaattaacatggtagaacatactgtattttcataacatatctcatctcatataataataataataacataaaaacaatcctagtaggttagctggctattgtcatgtaatattcccacatgactgggttatgtggcccgaaggcgggacctgacaatggttggccgaccactgtcaagtcaataatctagtctgtaggtccgatgggtctacccagactggtccgtacactaggggcgataacagcacacttcttaaaataaccacatcgaccatacaatttcacaccactccgtacagcggcattaacacaaatatcatgatcacgaagaccatggacacataacaacggtaccgtgcaaatgctagtctagaccaaaccaactaggttctgatatcatatacatatactgaaaccgtgatacataaatatctcatatcatttattttcacatcaatcatatcatttcacatatatacgtgtatcatgaaaatcatcggcctgtacgccagtattacacattttatcatagctcggcccgtacaccaactacacatagcacagcccgtacgctggcaaaccataaacacatagcacggcccgtacgccagcaaatcacatctcataacacagcccgtacgccggcaaaccacatcacatagcacggctcgtacgctggcaaaccacatcacatagctcggcccgtacgccggaaaatcacatgtatgtaaaaatatctcggcccgtacgccgattttccatcataaaactcatatcataatcacattcccagaaaaataGTATCTCACAACCattactactcatgccacacagtagattttccacatattcaacatacgctcattttcacagtattttgcaaatataaaacatatatatatatatatatatatatacattttccataaatcaaatgatatatatatatatatatatatatatatatatatatatataagcattttctcaaaaacagaaactagtttagtttatcctcttacctgattcctgtaaagcccctaataaaactgccccgcgcccgcagggttcctaactcaacaccctgataatgaaaaatctcaaaattaaagttcagtatttcgaagcatacaatattttcctcaactgtcaaaaacccaaatattgagtagaaaatttttcacccaaaagcattcaagtttaacacttgaggggttccctgaccaaaactccgaaactgaaaaccctcagtattaaactttagtattttcatgcgcacgacatttcttataactagcgcaagaccaaatatggtttaaaaaatcttacctcaactctgggatgatttccaactagctttctcccacgatccgctccagcggATTTGGAGAGAattccgccaggagcgtcatggtgactttggattgtcgatccgacgtatatctggcccgaaatcaatgaaagaaagggagaggaccgaaggggagggagagagagtgtgagtTAGCTTCTTAATGAAACTTTAAAACtcgtattttcatatatatataaaataggggatttcgtcgacgagcccgttcttcgtcgacgagtcctttacaaatttcgtcaacgaggccctatattcgtcgacgaaattcaggctgcctcagaacccctttcggtattttctcgtcgacgaaaccctgagttcatcgacgaaatctcttaagctttcgtcaacgaatcccctatattcgtcgacgaagtcctacTGAACCCCTTTTCTAAGCCCTTCCAAaattcaatgtcgtcgacgaacgcgaagcgttcgtcatCAAAGTcgatggcctccttctgtttctggttcccatatcccttttcttttattatttaactaccatttaattcgggtcgttacagtaaaTCTCTTGTGGCATGTCTGTAACCAcgattttcctccgccataaataagaacaatcaataaatttggggtgtttttttaaataaaaaattaaaaaaaaaaatagtataagtTGCAttgaatttctttcaaatttacacaaatctaaatctaagccttaaaattcattttcaaacATTCTTATATAAtgtttggaaaattgaaaaataagtttttttttttttatatctatacATAAAAGTGAAAAAATTGTTTTGTATAGCTAAACATACTCTTTACTTTTTACTATGAATCTTGAAATTATAAatataagttaaaatttttacaatttttaaaaaatttaaaataaaaaaagttatcCAAAACTAGATAGGTCGcaaaattttccttcttttttttagCGTGGAACAAATCTCACAACCACCTCCTttctttctttgaaaaaaaattactttatttgGAAAATGACATTCAATAATTCAGGGTCactttcaaaataaattatattatattatattttaaaaataaaattaaataaaccactTAATGGTTTGATAAAAAATCATTGAACCACCAtctaattttttttgtgaaaactAAACCCTTAAATGGTTTCAAAACTATGAAAAGTTATAATGTCATTATTGTTTCTCACAAAAATTAATATATTAgaggaaaatattatttttataaaaaaaaatacccttAATGATAATTCCTTTTTCTTTAAACCTCTAAACAACAATCAAATTATTTACTAGAGTTCTCATTATTATGAGATAGAATTAGACCtgacaaaatggataaaaatccattaATCCAACCCGCACCCGATCCGTTTTAACCGACTCATAATCAACCGCTTGCTAAATAAGTcgaatatgattttcaattttcatatGTGCCTCCTTAACGGGTCGGGTCGATTTTATCCGGCAGATATCCGCCAAATCACTTAAAAACCCGTTACTAATTAACCCAGCCCAAGTGAAGCGCCCACAGCCCACTGCCCAAGTATGGAAAGCCCAGTGCGCTGGTAGTGCCCACACGGCCCATTATTTATGCTAGGTATTCACAGCCTATGGCGAGTAGCCCACACGGCCTAAAGCAGGATTCAGGAAGCAATTGTTTTAATTTTCAGTGCTTCTACGCAGCCACATCCCACGACCCACGGCCACTACCGTCGCCAATTGCGGCCACGATCCGATTCCCTCGCGGCCTCACCGGCTCACCCAGTCTTCTGTCTTCCCTTGCGGCTTGCGGCCTCGCCCAGTTGTCTTCGTCTTTGTTCCTTGCGGCTTGCGACCTCGCTAGTTGTCTTCGTCTCTCGCCAGTTACTATTTCCTCGTGGCCTCGCCTGTCTTCCCTCGCGGCCAGCGGCCTCATCCAATGACTCCAGAGTCCAGTCAATCAATTTGTGGTTTGCCTTTCTATTGCATCTCATTTCTTTTAGtctttctgaatttttttttaaaaaagagatAATGGAAATCTATACCTATTTTGAGCTTTTTGTTTTCATCACATGAGTTGCAGGTTAAATGGTTAATGATATaagtaattttttatttctaatatttttttatcttgagaaaaaatataatagaaaataatttttttttctttatctcaAATAAAGTTCCTGATTCAAATACAGCCTTAAGAGTTTTTTTCTTGTAAATGAAATTTAGTGAGCTTTGCATTTTGctaaaaatgaaatttgaatacttgaatCCCTCATTTTCTTGGGAAAAATTTACATTAAATGATGAGATGTATTAGTTCTTGTGGCAAACACtcatttatgaaattatttacaaCTGTCATtcacacaatcaattaatttttttttttaagaaaaaaacaaCTATAGTTAATTGTTTCAAGTTTGAAAATTTGATGcaagttgtttcttatttttttgtgCAGTcacattttaatataaatattatggTCATTTGATTCATTAtgttcaatataaatataaaatgaaaatatttaatctcatttcttaattttttgcagTGCATTAGAAGgatttggggaaaaaaaattgtCTTGATCAGTAGGgaattcaattgatcaaaatgatgaaatgagtgaagAAGAAGTTCCGTTGCCAAAATCATCAAACAtagaacctacaaaagaaacaactcCACTAAGTAAAAAGAGTTAGGAAAAAAACATGTAATATttggacagattttgagttgattgaaagtgTAGATAAACAATATGCCCAATGTAAGTATTATCCTATAAAATATCTCTACCATAGTAAGAACTTTGGGACAtcaaacttacattgtcatataaaAAAATACGTGGAAAAGAAAAACAATGATCTAAAACAAATGCTAATGAATTAAGGTGATGGAAAGTTGTCTTTGCGTATACGAAAACTTGATCAAGCTGTACAACGTAGAAAGTTGGCAATGACAATTGTGAGATACAATTTGTCATTTTCTTTTATTGAGTATAAAAGAATTCATGAATAAGCTTTAGAATTAAATCcagagacaaaatttgtgataaGAAATACTCCAAAAGCTTATGTTATGAAggtttttttcaagaaaaaagaGCACATTCGTGAACTTCTGTTTAATAATTCCAGCAGAATTTCTCTTATTTTGGACTTGTGAACTTCATTAAATATTGATGGCTATTTATGTTTAGTTGCACACTTTGTGGATAaaaattaaaagttttaaaagaaagtGTTGAGTTTTTCAAGCATGCCACCTCCACACGCTGGTCTAGCACTTAGTAACAAAGTcatggacttattggtgaattCGGGTATAGACAAGAagttattttccataacattggacaatgctacatccaatgactattttgtagagtttttgaagtctaatatgaacttgaaaaatattttgctaagGGAAGGAAAGTTTGTTCATATTCGTTGTTGCACTCACATATTAAATCTCATTATCTAAGATGACCAAAAATTATCTCATTTGGTTGTGGGCAAAATacgagattatgtcaaatatgtgaagTATTCACAACATCGAAAGTTTAGACTTCATGAATGTTATGAAAAGGTGAGAGTGCCACGTGTGAGAGGATTTTTCCAATATTGTCATAGgtggaattctacttatatgaTGCTTGAAAGTGCTTTGTACTATTGAGATGCTATTTGTCAATTTAAGTTTAGTGaggagaatttcaagttttgccTAAATGATGATGaatggaaggaaattgagaaaattacttgtttcttgaaggtttt
This window contains:
- the LOC131159862 gene encoding putative receptor protein kinase ZmPK1, whose amino-acid sequence is MLKLQLRLISGAISPFKTPTKKAFGLLFFLLAAPAVAWALAGPRGMLSLSLGSSLSVEKESDFLVSSNGSFSSGFYKVGKNAFCYSIWFTNSANKTVAWMANRDKPVNGKRSKLTLHRNGNLVLTDADSLIVWSTNTVSVEYVEARLLETGNLVLINQAEEVIWESFDYPTETLLPTQPFNKNTTLVSMRGKSTYLSGFFNFKFDDNNVLNLIYDGPLVSSVYWPNSAFTVFVNGRTPYNSSRVATLNKQGRFSSSDNLRFDASNYGLGPKRRLTLDYDGILRLYSLDESTGLWEITWFPSGLDVCGVHGLCGAYGICSYNPLASCSCPYGFFRADSSDWSKGCTPWFNQTCNQVDLDFMELHYTDYFGYDMETYGAGVTFEACRNACLSDCKCKGFGYTLNGQGQCYPKMELLNGSQKPSIQITMHLKVPKGIISQAELSKVKTYTELNCSTADLVLTSDNTSVEKTNTNSYMKYLIGFVGSIAVIEMICIGLGWWYFFRNQVQEELGNMGYIVLAMGFKRFTFAELKKATRNFKQEIGKGGFGSVYRGVLENDRVVAVKRLEGILQGEREFWAEVSIIGKINHRNLVKMLGFCAEGVHKMLVYEYLENGSLDKILFSDSASSLGWEHRYNVALGAAKGLCYLHEECLEWVLHCDVKPQNILLDDRLEPKVADFGMSKLFKDIQEKGFSKVRGTRGYLAPEWMKNIQINAKADVYSYGIVLLELLTGRSSWGFQLERPHEHELNPLVQWVMQKMREEGLEEVIDPRVSQDYTNYSEMLGEMISVALLCIGDDRDARPSMSKIVELLIGIDVPRKDEVITN